The DNA window TTCGATCCGGGCGCCGGCGAGCGGGACGGTGAGCTTCACCGGCACCGTGGTGGACCGCGAGGTGCTCTCCATCGATCACGGAGCCGGCTACGTCAGCTCCTTCGAACCGATCGCCTCAGAGCTGGAGGACGGAGAGGCGGTCAGCGCCGGTGAGGTGATCGCTGAGCTGGACAGCTATGAGGAGGGCAGCTCCCACTGCGAAGAGCCCTGCGTGCACTGGGGCGTGAGGCACCACGGCGAGTACATCAATCCGCTGCTGCTCCTCGGGGATCTGGAGCCCTCGATCCTGCTGCCGCTGAACGAGGGCCGGTGACCTGGGG is part of the Nesterenkonia lacusekhoensis genome and encodes:
- a CDS encoding M23 family metallopeptidase — encoded protein: MGPETEDLRPPLCLPSPRRATLLVGLLCTLFALTGSAASWASPPPSSPTTDGDWELPTQTGTPEVLRPFSAPPAPWAAGHRGVDLGAGSAGASIRAPASGTVSFTGTVVDREVLSIDHGAGYVSSFEPIASELEDGEAVSAGEVIAELDSYEEGSSHCEEPCVHWGVRHHGEYINPLLLLGDLEPSILLPLNEGR